From a region of the Teredinibacter turnerae genome:
- the hisS gene encoding histidine--tRNA ligase: MKKLQAVKGMNDLLPADSPYWQYLEATITDVVQGYGFQEIRFPILEATELFKRSIGEVTDIVEKEMYTFLDRNDESVTLRPEGTASCVRACEQHQLLYNRGTIAQKLWYMGPMFRYEKPQKGRLRQFHQIGVEAYGIASADADAELLIMTARLWKALGIDDAVELQINSLGTNEARANFRAALVDFLSANEARLDEDSQRRLATNPLRILDSKDANTQALLADAPDLADFLDDESREHFALLQRYLTAAGVKFTVNTRLVRGLDYYSRTVFEWVTNRLGAQGTVCAGGRYDGLVAQLGGQNTPAVGFAMGLERLVLLVQELNAFPKDISRAADVYLLALGNVIPEAFALTEQLREQAPHLRVQMNTGAGSYKSQMKKAERSGADVVLILGEDEASAGEVTVKYLRSDEPQQTIQQQQINQIFV; encoded by the coding sequence TTGAAAAAACTGCAAGCCGTTAAAGGCATGAATGATCTGCTTCCGGCAGATTCGCCCTATTGGCAGTATCTGGAAGCGACGATAACCGATGTGGTCCAGGGATATGGGTTCCAGGAAATTCGTTTCCCCATTCTGGAAGCTACCGAACTCTTTAAGCGATCAATCGGCGAAGTGACCGACATTGTTGAAAAAGAAATGTACACATTTTTGGACCGCAATGACGAGAGTGTGACGCTTCGCCCGGAAGGCACCGCAAGCTGCGTTCGTGCGTGTGAACAGCATCAGTTGCTGTACAACAGGGGCACCATCGCGCAAAAGCTCTGGTACATGGGGCCGATGTTTCGCTATGAGAAACCGCAAAAAGGTCGCTTGCGCCAGTTCCATCAGATTGGTGTCGAAGCTTACGGCATAGCCAGCGCGGATGCGGATGCGGAATTACTGATTATGACCGCCCGCTTGTGGAAAGCCCTCGGCATTGATGACGCGGTGGAATTACAGATTAACAGCCTGGGAACCAATGAGGCACGCGCCAATTTTCGCGCCGCGCTAGTGGACTTTTTGAGTGCTAACGAGGCCAGGCTGGATGAAGACAGCCAGCGTCGGCTCGCCACCAACCCTTTGCGTATTCTCGATAGTAAAGATGCCAACACACAGGCATTGCTCGCCGACGCGCCCGACCTGGCAGATTTTCTGGACGACGAATCACGCGAACACTTCGCACTGTTGCAGCGCTATCTCACGGCTGCTGGCGTAAAGTTTACGGTCAATACTCGCTTGGTACGGGGCCTCGACTACTACAGCCGCACCGTTTTCGAGTGGGTGACTAACCGCCTCGGGGCCCAGGGCACGGTGTGCGCTGGTGGCCGTTACGACGGTCTTGTGGCGCAGTTGGGCGGACAGAATACACCTGCAGTGGGGTTTGCCATGGGGCTGGAGAGGTTAGTGCTCTTGGTTCAGGAGCTGAACGCGTTTCCAAAGGATATTTCTCGCGCAGCTGATGTCTACCTGCTGGCTTTGGGTAATGTGATTCCAGAGGCCTTTGCCTTAACTGAACAATTGCGTGAGCAAGCTCCGCACTTGCGGGTGCAAATGAATACTGGCGCTGGCAGCTACAAGAGCCAGATGAAAAAAGCCGAACGCTCAGGTGCTGATGTCGTGCTCATTTTGGGAGAAGACGAAGCGTCTGCCGGAGAAGTAACTGTGAAATACCTGCGCTCAGATGAGCCGCAACAAACCATACAACAACAACAAATAAATCAAATATTCGTTTAG
- a CDS encoding YfgM family protein: MADHLSEEEQVEAIKRWWNENWVSVVLPIILALGGYLGWNSWQDHKQGKAEQASDLYQQLAMAAEVAPGETLTEEQRAAIDESANVIIDAHGGTLYADMANLLLAKIQVEGGQLDAAAARLQAVVDNGADEAIQQVAKARLARVMSAKGDHSAALSMVAQTDSESFKALFAEIRGDVYSAQGKLAEANTEYQAALDTLLPSEFNRRSLIQLKLDAVAVPGAPESAPAAGVEGDA; encoded by the coding sequence GTGGCTGATCATCTATCTGAAGAAGAACAGGTTGAAGCAATCAAGCGGTGGTGGAATGAAAACTGGGTGTCAGTTGTGTTGCCCATTATCCTCGCCTTGGGGGGGTATCTGGGTTGGAATAGCTGGCAGGATCACAAGCAAGGTAAGGCCGAGCAGGCATCGGACCTCTATCAGCAATTGGCGATGGCTGCCGAAGTGGCGCCAGGTGAAACACTGACTGAAGAACAGCGTGCAGCAATCGATGAGTCTGCTAACGTTATCATCGATGCGCACGGCGGTACCTTGTATGCCGATATGGCCAACCTCCTGTTGGCAAAAATCCAGGTCGAAGGTGGTCAGCTCGACGCTGCGGCAGCACGTCTGCAGGCGGTGGTGGATAATGGCGCAGATGAAGCGATCCAGCAGGTTGCGAAAGCCCGCCTGGCCCGGGTAATGAGCGCAAAAGGTGACCATTCAGCCGCACTCAGCATGGTTGCACAAACTGACAGCGAATCGTTCAAAGCGCTGTTTGCGGAAATTCGCGGCGACGTGTATTCCGCGCAAGGTAAGCTCGCCGAAGCCAACACCGAATATCAGGCGGCGCTGGATACTCTGTTACCATCAGAATTTAATCGCCGCAGCTTGATCCAGCTGAAGCTGGACGCAGTGGCTGTTCCGGGCGCCCCCGAAAGCGCACCAGCAGCTGGTGTCGAGGGAGACGCTTAA
- the bamB gene encoding outer membrane protein assembly factor BamB translates to MLRRLLLVLAVVALGACSSNDPKKLAMKPADLVKFEATAKLKKQWSRDTGSGTDKRYSRLVPALDRNNKIYTVGVKGDVQALDAKTGKRLWHTSLKTQQGSEDAFVDQQSWVAKLLSGLLFWQEKPQPLQIAGGIAVNNQAVFFGGFDGYVYAVDSENGELLWQAALSSEVAAAPAVNSEVVAVNTIDGRVYLLDAKTGEQRWRYDQTVPILTLRGTSAPVLTPTQVIVGFDSGQIVSLATSDGSTQWEVRVSRPQGRTELERIVDIDGTPVVNSGYVYAASYQGNIVALSRAAGRSLWQQEASTAHNIAVADGKVFVSTEESKVIAFNSITGEPEWENFQLKRRDIGGPQEIGDYIAVIDKKGYLHLMNKSDGAFAYRFKPSGDDFRSPMLYANEMLYTFADNGRLTAYALKERAPKKAD, encoded by the coding sequence ATGCTGAGACGATTACTGTTGGTACTTGCGGTAGTAGCGCTCGGCGCTTGTAGTTCCAACGACCCTAAAAAGCTTGCGATGAAGCCCGCCGACCTGGTGAAGTTTGAAGCCACGGCGAAGCTGAAAAAGCAGTGGAGTAGAGACACAGGTTCCGGTACCGATAAACGCTATTCGCGTCTGGTGCCAGCGCTGGATCGCAATAACAAGATCTACACGGTTGGCGTAAAAGGCGATGTGCAAGCCTTGGATGCGAAGACAGGCAAGCGTTTGTGGCACACCTCGTTGAAGACTCAGCAGGGCTCAGAAGATGCGTTTGTTGACCAGCAGTCCTGGGTTGCAAAGCTGTTAAGCGGTTTGCTGTTTTGGCAAGAAAAACCGCAGCCGTTACAGATCGCCGGCGGTATTGCCGTCAACAACCAAGCCGTATTTTTTGGCGGTTTTGATGGCTATGTGTATGCCGTCGATAGTGAGAATGGCGAGTTGTTGTGGCAAGCCGCGCTCAGCAGTGAGGTGGCCGCCGCACCTGCGGTGAATAGCGAAGTTGTCGCGGTAAATACCATTGATGGCCGTGTTTATTTGTTGGATGCGAAAACCGGTGAACAACGTTGGCGCTACGACCAGACGGTGCCTATTTTGACCTTGCGCGGCACTTCGGCGCCAGTACTGACGCCCACCCAGGTGATCGTTGGTTTCGACAGCGGTCAAATAGTAAGCCTGGCCACGTCTGACGGTTCGACTCAGTGGGAAGTTCGTGTCAGTCGGCCGCAAGGACGAACTGAGCTTGAACGCATCGTTGATATCGATGGTACGCCAGTCGTGAACAGCGGTTACGTCTATGCAGCGAGTTATCAGGGCAATATTGTGGCATTGAGCCGCGCTGCCGGTCGTTCACTCTGGCAGCAAGAGGCCTCGACGGCACACAACATCGCGGTAGCAGACGGTAAGGTTTTTGTTTCCACCGAAGAATCCAAAGTGATTGCGTTCAACAGCATTACTGGCGAACCCGAATGGGAAAACTTCCAGTTGAAGCGACGCGATATTGGTGGCCCGCAGGAGATTGGCGACTACATCGCCGTGATCGACAAAAAGGGTTATCTACATCTGATGAACAAGAGCGATGGTGCGTTTGCCTATCGCTTCAAGCCTAGCGGTGATGATTTCCGGTCGCCCATGCTGTACGCGAACGAGATGCTATACACTTTTGCCGATAATGGCCGTTTGACCGCTTACGCTCTCAAGGAGCGCGCGCCTAAAAAGGCCGACTAA